In a single window of the Pelagibacterium sp. 26DY04 genome:
- a CDS encoding alpha/beta hydrolase has protein sequence MTEPFSLQIDDTVFTGLEAGEGIPVVFLHAGVCDRRMWENQIEAVAAAGFWGIAYDRRGFGDTSSPDEGFSHLEDLEAVLEALDVHAAVFVGASSGGALAIDFALANPERVAGLVLVGTSISGARVPRLPPEIMTIANAMEAVEESGDVDAINAVDAHAWLDGPLSESGRVSGDIRALFQAMNGNILRKPQLTREDKPQSAVHAVGEIGAPTLLVAGDLDFPHIVNRHDDLSEEMENAFAVVIEGTAHLPSLERPDLFNPLLLEFLAMLTGQDDHES, from the coding sequence ATGACCGAACCCTTTTCCCTCCAAATCGATGACACCGTATTCACCGGGCTGGAAGCCGGGGAGGGGATACCCGTGGTGTTCCTGCACGCAGGCGTATGCGATCGGCGCATGTGGGAAAATCAGATCGAAGCGGTGGCGGCGGCGGGGTTCTGGGGCATTGCCTATGATCGGCGCGGCTTCGGGGATACGAGCTCGCCCGACGAAGGGTTCTCCCATCTCGAAGACCTCGAAGCGGTGCTCGAAGCGCTCGACGTGCATGCGGCGGTGTTCGTTGGGGCTTCCAGCGGCGGGGCGCTGGCCATCGATTTCGCGCTGGCCAATCCCGAGCGCGTGGCGGGGCTGGTGCTAGTGGGCACCTCGATCAGCGGTGCGCGGGTGCCGCGCCTGCCGCCTGAAATCATGACCATCGCCAACGCGATGGAGGCCGTCGAAGAGAGCGGGGATGTTGATGCCATCAATGCGGTGGACGCCCATGCCTGGCTTGACGGGCCGCTGTCCGAGAGCGGGCGCGTGTCGGGAGATATCCGCGCGCTGTTTCAGGCCATGAACGGCAATATTCTGCGCAAGCCGCAATTGACGCGTGAGGACAAGCCGCAATCGGCGGTGCATGCGGTGGGCGAGATCGGGGCGCCGACGCTGCTGGTGGCGGGTGATCTCGATTTCCCGCATATCGTCAACCGCCATGACGATCTCTCCGAGGAGATGGAGAACGCATTCGCCGTGGTGATCGAGGGGACCGCGCACCTGCCCAGCCTCGAGCGGCCGGACCTTTTCAACCCGCTGCTGCTCGAATTCCTCGCCATGCTGACCGGACAGGACGACCACGAGAGCTGA